Proteins co-encoded in one Xiphophorus couchianus chromosome 16, X_couchianus-1.0, whole genome shotgun sequence genomic window:
- the LOC114160504 gene encoding zinc finger protein 281-like: protein MNIIQDKLGNEFLRSNGSMDSNFGAGMIMFSHLPPVASFTRLSAHSVMQELPPQDLILKKERDSPDCSHQGGAAAVGDYVHAMGIKQEKQSEHDYRLPLYPGGLGRSGEVLEVTVGNHQKLLVCDLNIGNLSNQLEKEATGRKGRRSNIDGHEGKPRKKRSEAKHSVMDADGGGVSPGTKPHICEHCSASFRSSYHLRRHVLIHTGERPFRCSQCNMSFIQKYLLQRHEKIHSGEKPFGCDQCNMRFIQKYHMERHKRTHSGEKPYRCETCQQYFSRTDRLLKHKRTCGEAIKKGLDPGMMDLGFVDMGQGSYGITQGNVGSTGRKKGKSKSSTVGGERKKKKGDPKESHVHGVVSGGYSIYEYCVESPTVSSSTEPGPSMQQGHQDQGPKMAFKKANRKSLTKAGLGQVKAEMLEQGDLGLMQCSEAKVESTSSNYDDAMQFVKKRRYLQVTNNAMPSGAAVAGGGGSDYDVSVHLSSQPSSLQGGIPGVMDSDGPLNLEKSGITDEVLHSLLDLYTQKPDIHFDIGDQHVQLSPASADGSDANAPSPSGDKSSMMHEYSRFLLQALERTSHSAGFPLGPGPLPSSGPFTTSQAGNPLYADKNIYSTSHMECGFVQPVALPLLPSSVPKSHFAMLSCSSPQHSFNLSSLEAPSHQQLTPSQELTEQMEKQHSTTPPSTYQISPSDLSNQKEHPAVKSDSAAVYPLVPSQDLASLDSSKPSYQIENFAQAFGSQFKSEVHGLSYSADSGGEVDHRIRTPVSDFSGYSLLSDVNEPVSTGSKTPTSQSYR, encoded by the exons ATGAACATCATTCAAGATAAACTAGGGAATGAATTCCTGCGCTCCAACGGCAGCATGGACTCCAACTTTGGAGCTGGCATGATAATGTTCAGTCACCTCCCTCCGGTGGCCAGCTTCACCCGGCTGTCGGCGCATTCCGTCATGCAGGAACTTCCGCCGCAGGACCTGATCCTGAAGAAAGAGCGGGACTCTCCTGACTGCAGCCACCAAGGGGGCGCTGCTGCGGTTGGAGACTATGTTCACGCCATGGGCATCAAGCAGGAAAAGCAGTCGGAGCACGATTACCGCCTGCCGCTCTACCCCGGAGGTCTGGGGCGGAGCGGGGAGGTGCTGGAGGTGACCGTCGGTAACCaccagaagctgctggtgtGCGACCTCAACATTGGCAAC CTGTCAAATCAGTTGGAAAAAGAGGCCACCGGGAGGAAAGGTCGGAGGTCAAACATTGATGGACATGAGGGTAAACCTAGAAAGAAGAGAAGTGAGGCAAAG CATTCAGTAATGGATGCAGACGGTGGCGGTGTGTCTCCAGGAACAAAACCTCACATCTGTGAACACTGCAGTGCATCCTTCAGGAGCTCCTATCATCTGCGCAGACATGTCCTCATCCATACAG GTGAAAGACCCTTCAGATGCAGTCAGTGCAACATGAGTTTCATTCAGAAGTATCTTCTCCAGCGGCACGAGAAAATCCACAGTG GAGAGAAGCCATTTGGCTGTGACCAGTGCAACATGCGGTTCATTCAGAAATACCACATGGAGAGACACAAGAGAACGCACAGCGGAGAAAAGCCATACAGATGTGAGACCTGCCAGCAG TATTTTTCTAGAACAGATCGACTTCTTAAGCACAAGAGAACCTGTGGGGAAGCCATTAAAAAGGGATTGGATCCTGGGATGATGGATCTGGGTTTTGTGGACATGGGACAGGGCAGCTATGGAATTACTCAGGGAAATGTTGGGAGCACTGGGAGGAAGAAGGGAAAGTCAAAAAGTTCCACAGTGGGAGGCGAGCgtaagaagaagaagggagaCCCGAAGGAGTCGCACGTTCACGGAGTTGTATCTGGAGGTTACAGCATCTACGAATACTGTGTGGAGAGTCCCACTGTGTCTTCTTCTACTGAGCCAGGACCCAGCATGCAACAGGGTCACCAGGATCAAGGTCCCAAGATGGCCTTCAAGAAAGCTAACCGGAAGAGCCTGACGAAAGCAGGTCTGGGTCAAGTTAAAGCTGAAATGTTGGAGCAGGGCGACCTTGGCTTGATGCAGTGCAGCGAGGCTAAGGTAGAATCCACCAGCAGCAACTACGATGACGCCATGCAGTTCGTTAAGAAGCGGCGATATCTTCAAGTGACAAACAATGCAATGCCCTCTGGTGCCGCAGTGGCAGGCGGAGGCGGTAGCGACTACGACGTCAGCGTTCATTTGTCCTCACAGCCGTCCTCTCTACAGGGCGGGATTCCAGGAGTAATGGACAGCGACGGTCCTCTGAATCTGGAGAAGTCGGGGATCACCGATGAGGTGCTGCATAGCCTCCTGGATCTCTACACCCAGAAACCCGACATTCATTTTGACATCGGCGACCAACACGTGCAGCTCAGCCCCGCCTCAGCGGACGGATCCGACGCCAATGCCCCCAGCCCGTCTGGAGACAAAAGCTCAATGATGCATGAATACTCCCGCTTCTTGCTGCAGGCTTTGGAGCGCACCAGCCACAGTGCCGGTTTCCCACTGGGCCCCGGACCTCTTCCTTCCTCAGGACCCTTCACCACTTCCCAGGCAGGAAATCCCCTATATGCCGACAAGAACATCTACAGCACGTCCCATATGGAGTGCGGCTTCGTCCAGCCGGTGGCTTTGCCTTTGCTGCCCTCCTCAGTGCCAAAGTCTCACTTTGCGATGCTGAGCTGCTCGTCCCCGCAGCACAGCTTCAACCTGAGCAGCCTGGAGGCTCCCTCACACCAGCAGCTCACCCCTTCTCAGGAGCTCACCGAACAGATGGAGAAACAGCACTCCACCACCCCTCCCTCAACCTACCAGATCAGCCCATCCGACCTGAGTAACCAGAAGGAGCATCCGGCGGTCAAGAGCGACTCGGCGGCCGTCTACCCTCTGGTTCCCTCGCAGGATCTGGCCTCTCTGGACTCCTCAAAGCCTTCCTACCAGATAGAAAACTTCGCCCAGGCCTTTGGCTCCCAGTTTAAATCTGAAGTTCATGGTTTGTCTTACAGCGCTGACTCTGGTGGGGAGGTGGATCACAGGATACGGACGCCTGTGTCGGATTTCTCAGGGTATAGTTTGTTATCTGATGTCAATGAGCCAGTAAGTACAGGTTCCAAAACACCAACAAGCCAAAGCTACAGATGA
- the LOC114160505 gene encoding G protein-activated inward rectifier potassium channel 1-like isoform X1 has product MAALRRKFGEDYQVVNTNRATTFSAPVKKKRQRFVEKNGRCNVQHGNLGGETSRYLSDLFTTLVDLKWRWNLLIFILTYTIAWLVMASMWWIIAYIRGDLNHGHDPSYTPCVANVYNFPSAFLFFIETEATIGYGYRYITEKCPEGIILFLFQSLMGSIVDAFLIGCMFIKMSQPKKRAETLMFSQDAVISQRDGRLCLMFRVGNLRNSHMVSAQIRCKLIKSRQTPEGEFLPLDQCELDVGFGTGADQLFLVSPLTICHEINPKSPFFDLSQRSLMNEQFEIVVILEGIVETTGERAVPVTTFLLPLIPIFSIHTAFKCMTCQARTSYTEDEVLWGHRFLPVMSLEEGFFRVDYSQFHSTFEVPTPPYSVKEQEEKNSLPSPQSTPTPALTESHGARRDRVFSVDCINTSEERGRQGGAGGRLPSKLQRMSSSGKEDLQRKVLLLSSQHAEKACSTGDLPMKLQRLSSSPSPGAQNRLQLKSLKVGFEPMTQSTGDLYQRSPPTTLSPTPVPMHSPLLSAGGRLEDNLPPKLRKMNADR; this is encoded by the exons ATGGCAGCACTTCGGAGGAAATTTGGAGAAGACTACCAGGTCGTCAACACCAACCGGGCAACTACTTTCTCCGCCCCGGTGAAGAAGAAACGCCAACGCTTCGTGGAGAAGAACGGCCGCTGCAACGTGCAGCACGGAAACCTCGGCGGGGAGACCAGCAGGTATCTCTCCGACCTGTTCACCACTCTGGTGGACCTGAAGTGGCGCTGGAACCTGCTCATCTTCATTCTCACCTACACCATCGCTTGGCTCGTCATGGCATCGATGTGGTGGATCATTGCTTACATCAGGGGGGATCTAAATCACGGCCACGATCCGTCCTACACCCCGTGCGTGGCGAACGTTTACAACTTCCCTTCAGCGTTCCTCTTTTTCATCGAGACCGAGGCCACCATCGGCTACGGCTACCGGTATATCACCGAGAAGTGCCCGGAGGGGATCATCCTCTTCCTGTTCCAGTCGCTGATGGGTTCCATAGTGGACGCCTTCCTCATCGGCTGCATGTTCATCAAAATGTCCCAGCCTAAGAAACGCGCGGAGACGCTCATGTTCAGCCAGGACGCGGTGATTTCCCAAAGAGACGGCAGACTCTGCCTCATGTTCCGAGTGGGCAACCTGCGCAACAGCCACATGGTGTCCGCGCAGATCAGGTGCAAACTCATAAAG TCTCGTCAGACACCTGAAGGAGAGTTCCTGCCACTGGACCAGTGTGAGCTGGACGTTGGCTTCGGGACGGGAGCAGACCAGCTCTTCCTGGTGTCTCCTCTCACAATCTGCCATGAAATAAATCCCAAAAGTCCGTTTTTCGACTTATCGCAGCGCTCCCTCATGAACGAACAATTTGAGATTGTCGTTATCCTCGAGGGCATCGTGGAGACCACGGGTGAGAGAGCTGTTCCTGTTACTACTTTTCTGCTGCCACTGATTCCTATCTTCAGTATTCACACAGcattcaaat GTATGACATGCCAAGCGCGGACATCATACACTGAAGACGAGGTTTTATGGGGCCACCGCTTCCTGCCCGTCATGTCTCTGGAGGAAGGCTTCTTCAGAGTGGACTACTCTCAGTTCCACAGCACATTTGAGGTGCCAACACCTCCATACAGTGTcaaagagcaggaggagaaaaatTCGTTGCCTTCACCTCAGTCCACTCCCACCCCCGCTCTGACTGAGAGCCACGGCGCCCGGCGCGACCGGGTGTTTTCTGTGGATTGCATCAACACTTCAGAGGAGAGGGGCCGTCAGGGAGGAGCGGGCGGCCGGCTGCCGAGCAAGCTGCAGAGGATGAGCTCGTCGGGGAAGGAGGACCTGCAAAGGAAGGTGCTTTTGCTCAGCTCCCAGCATGCAGAGAAGGCGTGCAGCACAGGGGACCTCCCCATGAAGCTGCAGAGGTTGAGCTCCTCCCCCAGCCCAGGAGCACAAAATCGGCTGCAACTCAAGTCACTCAAGGTGGGCTTTGAGCCCATGACACAGTCGACAGGAGACCTGTACCAGCGCAGCCCACCAACCACGCTGTCACCCACTCCTGTGCCCATGCACAGCCCCCTTCTGTCAGCTGGAGGGAGGCTGGAGGACAATCTGCCACCAAAGCTACGAAAAATGAATGCTGACCGCTGA
- the LOC114160505 gene encoding G protein-activated inward rectifier potassium channel 1-like isoform X2 has translation MAALRRKFGEDYQVVNTNRATTFSAPVKKKRQRFVEKNGRCNVQHGNLGGETSRYLSDLFTTLVDLKWRWNLLIFILTYTIAWLVMASMWWIIAYIRGDLNHGHDPSYTPCVANVYNFPSAFLFFIETEATIGYGYRYITEKCPEGIILFLFQSLMGSIVDAFLIGCMFIKMSQPKKRAETLMFSQDAVISQRDGRLCLMFRVGNLRNSHMVSAQIRCKLIKSRQTPEGEFLPLDQCELDVGFGTGADQLFLVSPLTICHEINPKSPFFDLSQRSLMNEQFEIVVILEGIVETTGMTCQARTSYTEDEVLWGHRFLPVMSLEEGFFRVDYSQFHSTFEVPTPPYSVKEQEEKNSLPSPQSTPTPALTESHGARRDRVFSVDCINTSEERGRQGGAGGRLPSKLQRMSSSGKEDLQRKVLLLSSQHAEKACSTGDLPMKLQRLSSSPSPGAQNRLQLKSLKVGFEPMTQSTGDLYQRSPPTTLSPTPVPMHSPLLSAGGRLEDNLPPKLRKMNADR, from the exons ATGGCAGCACTTCGGAGGAAATTTGGAGAAGACTACCAGGTCGTCAACACCAACCGGGCAACTACTTTCTCCGCCCCGGTGAAGAAGAAACGCCAACGCTTCGTGGAGAAGAACGGCCGCTGCAACGTGCAGCACGGAAACCTCGGCGGGGAGACCAGCAGGTATCTCTCCGACCTGTTCACCACTCTGGTGGACCTGAAGTGGCGCTGGAACCTGCTCATCTTCATTCTCACCTACACCATCGCTTGGCTCGTCATGGCATCGATGTGGTGGATCATTGCTTACATCAGGGGGGATCTAAATCACGGCCACGATCCGTCCTACACCCCGTGCGTGGCGAACGTTTACAACTTCCCTTCAGCGTTCCTCTTTTTCATCGAGACCGAGGCCACCATCGGCTACGGCTACCGGTATATCACCGAGAAGTGCCCGGAGGGGATCATCCTCTTCCTGTTCCAGTCGCTGATGGGTTCCATAGTGGACGCCTTCCTCATCGGCTGCATGTTCATCAAAATGTCCCAGCCTAAGAAACGCGCGGAGACGCTCATGTTCAGCCAGGACGCGGTGATTTCCCAAAGAGACGGCAGACTCTGCCTCATGTTCCGAGTGGGCAACCTGCGCAACAGCCACATGGTGTCCGCGCAGATCAGGTGCAAACTCATAAAG TCTCGTCAGACACCTGAAGGAGAGTTCCTGCCACTGGACCAGTGTGAGCTGGACGTTGGCTTCGGGACGGGAGCAGACCAGCTCTTCCTGGTGTCTCCTCTCACAATCTGCCATGAAATAAATCCCAAAAGTCCGTTTTTCGACTTATCGCAGCGCTCCCTCATGAACGAACAATTTGAGATTGTCGTTATCCTCGAGGGCATCGTGGAGACCACGG GTATGACATGCCAAGCGCGGACATCATACACTGAAGACGAGGTTTTATGGGGCCACCGCTTCCTGCCCGTCATGTCTCTGGAGGAAGGCTTCTTCAGAGTGGACTACTCTCAGTTCCACAGCACATTTGAGGTGCCAACACCTCCATACAGTGTcaaagagcaggaggagaaaaatTCGTTGCCTTCACCTCAGTCCACTCCCACCCCCGCTCTGACTGAGAGCCACGGCGCCCGGCGCGACCGGGTGTTTTCTGTGGATTGCATCAACACTTCAGAGGAGAGGGGCCGTCAGGGAGGAGCGGGCGGCCGGCTGCCGAGCAAGCTGCAGAGGATGAGCTCGTCGGGGAAGGAGGACCTGCAAAGGAAGGTGCTTTTGCTCAGCTCCCAGCATGCAGAGAAGGCGTGCAGCACAGGGGACCTCCCCATGAAGCTGCAGAGGTTGAGCTCCTCCCCCAGCCCAGGAGCACAAAATCGGCTGCAACTCAAGTCACTCAAGGTGGGCTTTGAGCCCATGACACAGTCGACAGGAGACCTGTACCAGCGCAGCCCACCAACCACGCTGTCACCCACTCCTGTGCCCATGCACAGCCCCCTTCTGTCAGCTGGAGGGAGGCTGGAGGACAATCTGCCACCAAAGCTACGAAAAATGAATGCTGACCGCTGA